In one Mycobacterium heckeshornense genomic region, the following are encoded:
- a CDS encoding GMC family oxidoreductase, whose amino-acid sequence MSNDAYDYIVVGGGSSGSVVAARLAEAGAQVLLLEAGVSDRRIDVRIPAAVGIAYQKVNWKYPAEPDPSRTGNPEAWMAGKVMGGSGSINSCVFVRGNRADYDGWAKQGCTGWDYDSVLPAFRRMETWENGPSELRGGSGPISVNVQSNHGPANMAFLNACLQAGYPLNPDYNGAYQDGVGLAQVNHRRGTRSQSSREYLRRVAPKGKVTVRTHSYVYRILVEHGAAVGVQYRHKGTVVQARNRDEVVVSAGSIGSPRLLQLSGIGAKRALSTAGVQMVLHLPGVGQNLHDHPYLMQRWRATIPTINKFRIGTAVKGLVDYVRNGSGPLAMTMVQVQCMARTDPGLESPDLQLQFVPFAITRAVDENGMFNVQLAKEEAFLASSTFLRPRTRGSITLRNSAPDTPPRISYQFLADPDDLRDCLRGLREVQRVMAQPAMAPITDGQLEPEASCRTDADWEQYVRRTVTPSYHPVGTCKMGIDDSAVVDPELRVHGIANLRVADASIMPTITTGNTNAPSMMIGERAAELILGARPNPNGVTNGSR is encoded by the coding sequence ATGAGCAACGATGCCTACGACTACATCGTCGTCGGCGGCGGATCCTCCGGATCCGTGGTGGCAGCGCGCCTCGCCGAAGCAGGCGCACAGGTGCTGTTGCTGGAGGCCGGGGTCAGCGATCGCCGCATCGACGTCCGCATCCCCGCGGCCGTGGGCATCGCCTACCAGAAGGTCAACTGGAAGTACCCGGCCGAACCAGACCCATCCCGTACCGGCAACCCCGAAGCCTGGATGGCCGGAAAGGTGATGGGCGGCAGCGGTTCGATCAACTCCTGCGTGTTCGTCCGCGGTAACCGGGCCGACTACGACGGCTGGGCCAAGCAAGGTTGCACCGGTTGGGACTACGACTCGGTGCTGCCCGCATTCAGACGGATGGAGACCTGGGAAAATGGTCCCAGCGAGCTGCGGGGTGGTTCGGGTCCGATTTCGGTGAACGTGCAGAGCAACCACGGCCCGGCCAACATGGCGTTTCTGAACGCCTGTCTGCAGGCGGGCTATCCGTTGAACCCCGACTACAACGGTGCCTATCAGGACGGCGTCGGACTGGCCCAGGTAAACCATCGGCGCGGGACTCGCTCGCAGTCCTCGCGGGAGTACCTGCGCCGGGTGGCACCCAAGGGCAAAGTCACGGTGCGCACCCACAGCTACGTGTACCGCATCCTGGTCGAGCACGGTGCGGCAGTCGGGGTGCAATATCGACACAAGGGAACGGTCGTACAGGCCAGGAACCGCGACGAAGTTGTGGTCAGCGCTGGCTCGATCGGGTCGCCGCGGTTGCTGCAGCTATCCGGGATCGGGGCAAAGCGGGCGCTGTCGACTGCCGGGGTGCAGATGGTGCTGCACCTCCCGGGGGTGGGTCAGAACCTGCACGACCACCCCTACCTGATGCAGCGCTGGCGGGCGACAATTCCCACCATCAACAAGTTTCGCATCGGCACTGCGGTTAAAGGGCTAGTCGATTACGTGCGTAACGGCAGCGGCCCGCTGGCCATGACGATGGTGCAGGTGCAGTGCATGGCGCGCACCGATCCTGGCCTGGAGTCGCCCGACCTGCAGCTGCAGTTCGTCCCTTTTGCGATCACCCGGGCGGTCGACGAGAACGGCATGTTCAACGTGCAGCTGGCCAAGGAAGAAGCTTTCCTGGCGTCATCGACCTTCCTGCGGCCCCGCACACGCGGGTCGATCACGCTGCGCAATTCCGCGCCGGACACCCCGCCCCGCATCTCCTACCAGTTCCTGGCCGACCCCGACGACCTACGCGACTGTCTGCGCGGGCTGCGTGAAGTCCAGCGCGTGATGGCCCAACCGGCGATGGCACCGATCACCGACGGACAGCTCGAACCCGAGGCGAGCTGCCGCACCGACGCCGACTGGGAGCAGTACGTCCGCCGCACGGTGACACCGTCCTACCATCCCGTGGGCACCTGCAAGATGGGCATCGACGACTCGGCGGTGGTGGATCCTGAACTGCGGGTGCACGGCATCGCGAACCTGCGCGTCGCCGATGCCAGCATCATGCCCACCATCACCACTGGCAACACCAACGCCCCGTCGATGATGATCGGCGAGCGTGCGGCCGAGCTCATTCTCGGTGCGCGACCCAACCCGAATGGAGTGACCAATGGCTCGCGATGA
- a CDS encoding acyl-CoA dehydrogenase family protein — MDFSDDTDLTLIREGVRAVCTKFDDEYWSERDRRHEFPWDFYRALAEGGWIGIAIPEAYGGSGRGLLEASVILQEVAASGAAMNGCSAIHLSIFGMHPLILHGSEDIKQRYLPRVASGELHVAFGVTEPDAGTETLAIKTRAVRDGDSYIVRGQKVWTSKAQDADRVLLLARTTPVEQCQRRTDGLTLFMVDLHDPAVTITPIAKAGRNAVSSCETVYNDVVVPAADRVGEQDKGFYYLLDGLNAERVLIASEAIGTGQAALRRAVGYANQRVVYGRPIGQNQGVAFPLAEAHARLAAAELITRRAGWMLDRGLPSGPEANMAKFLAADAAFQAADTAMQTHGGFGYAEEYHIARYWREARLMKIAPIPQELILAYISQHVLGLPKSY, encoded by the coding sequence GTGGATTTCTCGGACGACACTGACCTGACCCTGATTCGCGAGGGTGTGCGCGCGGTTTGCACAAAGTTCGATGACGAGTACTGGTCCGAGCGCGATCGGCGCCACGAGTTTCCGTGGGATTTCTACCGGGCACTGGCCGAGGGCGGCTGGATCGGCATCGCGATTCCCGAAGCCTACGGCGGCAGCGGCCGCGGCCTGCTGGAGGCCTCGGTCATCCTGCAGGAGGTCGCCGCGTCTGGCGCGGCGATGAATGGATGCAGCGCCATCCACCTGTCGATCTTCGGGATGCATCCGCTCATCCTGCACGGTTCGGAGGACATCAAGCAGCGGTACCTGCCCCGGGTCGCCTCCGGTGAGTTGCACGTGGCGTTCGGTGTGACCGAACCCGACGCGGGTACCGAGACGCTGGCGATCAAGACCCGGGCCGTGCGCGACGGCGACTCGTATATCGTTCGGGGCCAAAAGGTCTGGACCTCAAAAGCCCAGGACGCCGACCGGGTGCTGTTGCTGGCGCGGACCACACCAGTGGAGCAGTGTCAGCGTCGCACCGACGGGTTGACGCTGTTCATGGTTGACTTGCACGACCCCGCCGTCACCATCACCCCGATCGCTAAGGCCGGCCGCAACGCGGTGTCCTCGTGCGAGACGGTCTACAACGACGTGGTGGTACCGGCGGCGGACCGGGTCGGTGAGCAGGATAAGGGCTTCTACTATCTTCTGGACGGGCTCAACGCCGAGCGGGTGCTGATCGCCTCGGAGGCCATCGGGACCGGCCAGGCGGCGCTACGCCGCGCGGTCGGCTACGCCAACCAGCGTGTGGTGTACGGCCGACCCATCGGCCAGAACCAGGGCGTGGCGTTTCCGCTGGCCGAGGCCCATGCCCGGCTCGCGGCCGCCGAGCTGATCACCCGGCGAGCCGGCTGGATGCTCGACCGTGGACTGCCCAGCGGTCCCGAGGCGAACATGGCAAAGTTCCTGGCCGCCGACGCGGCGTTCCAGGCCGCCGATACGGCCATGCAGACGCACGGCGGGTTCGGCTACGCCGAGGAGTACCACATCGCGCGGTACTGGCGTGAAGCGCGGCTGATGAAGATCGCGCCGATCCCCCAGGAGCTGATCCTGGCCTACATCAGCCAGCACGTCCTCGGTCTGCCGAAGAGTTACTAG
- a CDS encoding aldehyde dehydrogenase family protein, with protein MMSTYDRRHIYIDGGWKASADEVIEVDSAITAEIIGTIPDCTVDDVEAAVAAARAAFPAWSQTSVDVRLDFLAQLSKKLDERADELTRLITTEVGTPLRVSTAVQVGQPRRVLDSYRDLMAEFPLEEQIGDSLVLREPIGVVAAITAWNFPLQQVIGKVGGALATGCTVVLKPSEVAPLSAFIVADMIDEIGLPPGVFNLVSGTGAVVGEALVAHPDVDMITFTGSTAAGRRIGEVAARTVKRVALELGGKSANVILDDADLARAVKVGVANCFTNSGQVCSAWTRMVVPRRRLAEVEDLVRARLATYTLGDPLDPATTMGPLATAVQRQKVCDYVNLGISEGASLIYGGTQPTDVPPGYFVTPTAFSNVRRDMRIAREEIFGPVLSILPYDTEDEAVDIANDSQYGLAGAVWSADRDRALRVAKRLRTGAVDINGSFFNILAPFGGYKQSGNGRELGHHGLAEFYELKAVQQPPVGS; from the coding sequence ATCATGAGCACCTACGATCGCCGACACATTTATATCGACGGTGGCTGGAAAGCCTCTGCCGACGAGGTCATCGAGGTCGACTCAGCCATCACCGCTGAGATCATCGGCACGATCCCCGATTGCACGGTCGATGACGTCGAGGCGGCCGTGGCCGCCGCGCGCGCGGCCTTCCCGGCGTGGTCCCAGACGTCGGTAGACGTTCGGCTCGACTTTCTGGCGCAACTGTCCAAAAAGCTCGATGAGCGCGCCGACGAACTGACCCGGCTCATTACCACCGAGGTGGGTACCCCGCTGCGGGTATCGACGGCGGTGCAGGTGGGTCAGCCGCGCCGTGTCCTCGACAGCTACCGCGATCTGATGGCGGAGTTTCCGTTGGAGGAGCAGATCGGTGACTCGCTGGTGCTGCGCGAACCCATCGGTGTCGTCGCCGCGATCACGGCATGGAATTTTCCCCTGCAGCAGGTGATCGGCAAAGTCGGCGGCGCGCTGGCGACCGGCTGCACCGTGGTGCTCAAACCCTCCGAGGTGGCACCGCTCAGCGCATTCATCGTCGCCGACATGATCGACGAGATCGGCCTTCCACCGGGGGTATTCAACCTGGTATCCGGTACCGGAGCAGTCGTCGGGGAAGCCTTGGTCGCCCACCCAGACGTCGACATGATCACCTTCACCGGTTCGACAGCGGCCGGGCGCCGGATCGGCGAGGTTGCGGCGCGCACGGTCAAACGGGTGGCCCTCGAGCTGGGAGGCAAGTCGGCCAACGTCATCCTCGATGACGCCGACCTGGCACGGGCGGTCAAGGTCGGGGTGGCCAACTGCTTCACCAACAGCGGCCAGGTGTGCAGCGCCTGGACGCGGATGGTGGTTCCGCGGCGGCGCCTTGCCGAGGTGGAGGACCTCGTGCGCGCCCGCCTAGCCACCTACACCCTGGGTGATCCGCTGGATCCGGCCACCACCATGGGACCCCTCGCGACGGCCGTGCAGCGCCAAAAAGTCTGCGACTATGTCAACCTCGGCATCAGCGAGGGCGCGTCGCTCATTTACGGGGGCACCCAGCCGACCGATGTGCCGCCCGGCTACTTCGTCACACCCACCGCGTTCTCCAACGTCCGCCGAGACATGCGGATCGCCCGCGAGGAGATCTTCGGACCGGTGCTGTCGATCCTGCCCTACGATACCGAGGACGAAGCGGTCGACATCGCCAACGACAGCCAGTACGGACTAGCGGGCGCCGTCTGGTCGGCCGACCGCGACCGTGCACTGCGTGTCGCAAAGCGGTTGCGCACCGGCGCGGTCGACATCAACGGCTCCTTCTTCAACATTCTCGCGCCGTTCGGTGGCTACAAGCAGTCCGGCAACGGCCGGGAGCTCGGCCACCACGGGCTGGCCGAATTTTACGAGCTCAAAGCGGTCCAGCAACCGCCGGTAGGCTCGTGA
- a CDS encoding SDR family oxidoreductase, protein MEPADKVIVVTGGAAGMGEAMCRRFAALGAAVVVADIDAPRTTEVADEIGGLGVVTDVADEAQVIGLVEATMAEFGRIDVFVSNAGVLWGEPHDGVTPLHERGSPWASNQAWQRMWDVNVMPQVYAARAVLPHMLERGSGYLVQNASAAGLLTALGNAPYATSKHAVLGLTEWLSIHYGGNGIRVSCIVAEGVRTAMLRGAQGEWFAVAGAIEPEEAANRIVDGMKKEQFLILTHPLVEKYFRGKAADYDEWISKMRKLHAKTPGLKS, encoded by the coding sequence GTGGAACCCGCAGACAAAGTCATCGTCGTCACCGGCGGAGCCGCTGGCATGGGGGAGGCCATGTGCAGGCGATTCGCCGCACTTGGAGCGGCGGTAGTCGTGGCCGACATCGACGCGCCGCGCACGACGGAGGTCGCCGACGAGATCGGCGGCCTGGGTGTCGTCACCGACGTCGCTGACGAAGCCCAAGTTATCGGTCTGGTCGAAGCCACCATGGCAGAGTTCGGCCGCATCGACGTCTTCGTCTCCAACGCCGGCGTGCTGTGGGGCGAGCCGCACGACGGGGTGACACCATTACACGAGCGGGGAAGCCCGTGGGCCTCAAACCAAGCCTGGCAACGAATGTGGGATGTCAATGTCATGCCGCAGGTCTACGCGGCGCGGGCGGTGCTGCCGCACATGCTCGAACGGGGATCGGGGTATCTGGTCCAGAACGCCTCCGCGGCAGGCCTTTTGACGGCCCTCGGCAACGCCCCCTACGCCACCAGCAAGCACGCCGTGCTGGGGCTGACCGAATGGTTGTCGATTCACTACGGCGGCAACGGGATTCGGGTATCGTGCATCGTCGCCGAGGGGGTTCGTACCGCGATGCTGCGCGGCGCTCAGGGCGAATGGTTCGCGGTCGCTGGCGCGATCGAACCTGAGGAAGCGGCCAACCGCATCGTCGACGGCATGAAGAAGGAGCAGTTTCTGATCCTCACTCATCCGTTGGTGGAGAAGTACTTTCGTGGCAAGGCCGCCGACTATGACGAATGGATCTCCAAAATGCGCAAACTGCATGCCAAGACCCCGGGACTGAAATCATGA
- a CDS encoding amidohydrolase family protein, with amino-acid sequence MTGTDQPPVLDVDQHYYEPLDAFTRHCPKEWGERTVQTAVIDGRIRQIVGGKIDRTVTNPTFDPIVKPGAMMEYFRGNPQKRSLLDILSEREPIPSHYRNRDDRLAKMDEQGLQAVWLLPSLAMGYEEGLQYDPPAAAQAFKAFNRWLLDDWGYNYKDRIFSSPYLAFGDIPTAVAEVEHGLDNGARIFVVRPQATYTDGGWRSPGDKIFDPIWARVHEAGAVVVVHIGEVGGAGLDKYVEHRGNIIGDIVSPLEIAVGHERAIANYLAALTCDKLFERFPDLKIASVENGAEFLPLLLSGLNRAGFQRPGYFASDPVEQFREHVWVSPFWEDNLVEVVKHLGVDHVLFGSDYPHPEGLAEPRQYEKVAAELNDPVGERKVMWDNAAKLTKLA; translated from the coding sequence GTGACCGGCACCGATCAACCCCCCGTGCTCGACGTCGATCAGCACTACTACGAGCCGCTGGACGCCTTTACCCGCCACTGCCCCAAGGAGTGGGGCGAGCGCACGGTACAGACCGCGGTTATCGACGGCCGCATCCGTCAGATAGTGGGTGGCAAAATCGACCGCACCGTCACCAACCCGACCTTCGACCCCATCGTGAAGCCAGGGGCGATGATGGAATACTTCCGCGGTAACCCGCAGAAGCGATCACTTTTGGACATTCTTTCAGAACGCGAACCGATTCCAAGTCATTACCGCAATCGTGACGACCGACTCGCCAAGATGGACGAGCAGGGCTTGCAGGCAGTGTGGCTTCTGCCATCGCTGGCGATGGGCTACGAAGAGGGGCTGCAGTACGACCCCCCTGCCGCCGCACAGGCGTTCAAGGCCTTCAACCGATGGCTGCTGGATGACTGGGGATACAATTACAAGGACCGGATCTTCAGCTCGCCTTACCTGGCTTTCGGGGATATTCCCACAGCCGTCGCAGAGGTCGAGCACGGCTTGGACAACGGTGCCCGCATCTTCGTGGTACGCCCCCAGGCGACCTACACCGACGGCGGCTGGCGCTCGCCCGGCGATAAAATCTTCGACCCGATCTGGGCGCGTGTTCATGAGGCCGGGGCAGTCGTGGTGGTCCACATCGGTGAGGTCGGCGGAGCCGGCCTGGACAAGTATGTCGAGCACCGCGGCAACATCATCGGCGACATCGTCTCACCGCTCGAGATCGCGGTCGGACACGAGCGCGCGATCGCCAACTATCTGGCCGCGTTGACGTGCGACAAGCTCTTCGAGCGGTTCCCTGACCTGAAGATCGCCTCAGTCGAAAACGGAGCGGAATTCCTTCCACTGTTGCTGTCCGGGCTAAACCGCGCAGGATTCCAACGGCCCGGTTACTTTGCCTCAGATCCCGTTGAGCAGTTCCGCGAACACGTCTGGGTCTCTCCCTTCTGGGAGGACAACCTCGTCGAAGTAGTGAAGCATCTGGGCGTTGACCATGTGCTGTTCGGATCCGATTATCCGCACCCGGAGGGCCTTGCCGAACCGCGGCAATATGAGAAGGTCGCCGCCGAGCTCAATGATCCCGTCGGCGAACGCAAAGTCATGTGGGACAACGCGGCGAAGCTGACGAAGCTGGCCTAG
- a CDS encoding acetate--CoA ligase family protein: MTEAVNIASLRAEVAKLFLEPSTVAIVGVSTSTGEAYKAGGRAVLEHLRVYGYAGEVTVIHPSATSVDGRPALRSLREMASVPDVVVIAVPAAAVLGVLEECAAVGARQALILTGGFADMGAAGHELERTLLDYAKRNGINVVGPNSTGLVNVRTGLAMSMTSVLTEGQPIAAGRIAVIAQSGAIGSTIVERARDAGVGVSHIVSTGNQRDMDIPDFISYFAGVPEVETVALYMESIRDGRRFATAVRQLDGAGKRLIAYLGGRTAAGEQAAASHTGKIIGRGALELALLRALPVIVVDDPDDLWVLGAMTAPRHGFPRRWGMVAYSGGMAVLATEQLAAAGVEFPPLSAPTIERLQAQLPTFATIPNPLDVGPGSMPAHFGGYLAAVAEDPSVQVVCVPLPMGARGWNAQSVADILAVRRDTGKPCVVLWYGGRAVDAYIRQLRDAGVLVAQSPSDLGRLVRALLGPERVFETTHAASALAATHAATIGGARALRLLADHGLDVAPMTVCDSAAAPAAAETLGYPVVVKSADEDISHRTEFGLVAVNLSDRAQVDDAVERMAAKWGSAAPTWLVQKMIRGGVELILTVRDAGDLGVFGTVGVGGAAVEVHRDVEHVPLPCDAATLHRALSRLRLAELLFGFRGSEPVDQNWIRQTLNRMAVLLADENFAEIEVNPAIVGGSGGAIVDALCVPALAATLEHLSNSG; this comes from the coding sequence GTGACTGAGGCAGTCAACATCGCGTCGCTACGCGCCGAGGTCGCCAAGCTTTTCCTGGAACCGTCCACGGTCGCCATCGTCGGGGTTTCCACCAGTACCGGCGAAGCGTACAAGGCCGGCGGCCGGGCCGTGTTAGAGCATCTGCGGGTCTACGGCTACGCCGGCGAGGTCACGGTGATCCACCCGAGCGCCACCTCGGTCGATGGCAGGCCGGCGCTGCGATCGCTACGGGAGATGGCATCGGTGCCCGACGTGGTCGTCATCGCGGTGCCCGCAGCAGCCGTGCTTGGGGTTTTGGAGGAATGCGCGGCCGTCGGCGCCCGCCAGGCGCTGATCCTCACCGGCGGCTTCGCCGACATGGGTGCGGCCGGACACGAACTCGAGCGCACGCTGCTGGACTACGCGAAGCGGAACGGCATCAACGTGGTGGGCCCCAACAGCACCGGACTGGTCAACGTCCGCACCGGCCTGGCGATGAGCATGACGTCGGTGCTCACCGAAGGTCAACCCATCGCGGCAGGAAGGATCGCCGTGATCGCCCAGAGCGGAGCGATCGGCAGCACCATCGTCGAACGCGCCCGCGACGCCGGCGTGGGCGTCTCGCACATCGTCAGCACCGGCAACCAGCGCGATATGGACATCCCGGACTTCATCTCCTACTTCGCCGGAGTGCCCGAGGTCGAGACCGTTGCGCTGTACATGGAGTCGATTCGCGACGGCCGTCGATTCGCGACGGCGGTCCGCCAGCTCGACGGCGCCGGCAAGCGGCTGATCGCCTATCTCGGCGGCCGCACCGCCGCCGGCGAGCAGGCGGCGGCCAGCCACACCGGCAAGATCATCGGACGCGGCGCGCTCGAGCTCGCGTTGTTGCGGGCGCTGCCTGTCATCGTGGTTGACGACCCCGACGACCTGTGGGTGCTGGGCGCCATGACGGCACCTCGGCACGGGTTCCCCCGACGGTGGGGGATGGTCGCCTACTCGGGCGGCATGGCGGTGCTGGCAACCGAGCAGCTGGCCGCCGCGGGGGTGGAGTTCCCACCGCTCTCGGCGCCCACCATCGAACGACTCCAGGCGCAGTTGCCGACCTTCGCCACCATCCCGAATCCACTCGACGTCGGTCCCGGCTCGATGCCTGCCCACTTCGGGGGCTATCTCGCCGCAGTTGCCGAGGATCCGTCCGTCCAGGTGGTGTGCGTGCCGCTGCCGATGGGTGCCAGGGGGTGGAACGCCCAGAGCGTCGCCGACATCCTCGCCGTGCGCCGCGACACCGGCAAGCCCTGCGTCGTGCTCTGGTACGGAGGCCGCGCGGTCGACGCGTACATCAGACAACTGCGGGATGCCGGTGTGCTGGTGGCCCAGAGCCCATCGGACCTTGGCAGGCTGGTTCGAGCGCTGCTCGGTCCGGAACGGGTCTTCGAGACAACGCACGCCGCTAGCGCCTTGGCGGCAACGCACGCCGCGACGATCGGCGGTGCCCGGGCATTGCGGTTGCTGGCCGACCACGGCCTAGATGTCGCGCCGATGACGGTATGCGACAGCGCGGCGGCCCCAGCCGCGGCCGAAACGCTCGGCTATCCGGTGGTCGTGAAATCCGCCGATGAGGACATCTCCCATCGAACCGAGTTCGGGCTCGTCGCGGTCAACTTGTCCGACCGCGCCCAAGTCGACGACGCCGTCGAGCGGATGGCTGCCAAGTGGGGGTCCGCAGCACCGACCTGGCTGGTGCAGAAGATGATCCGCGGCGGGGTCGAGCTGATCCTGACCGTACGCGACGCGGGCGACCTTGGCGTGTTCGGCACCGTGGGGGTCGGCGGCGCGGCCGTGGAGGTGCACCGCGACGTCGAGCACGTCCCGCTGCCCTGCGACGCGGCCACGCTGCACAGGGCGCTAAGTCGACTGCGGCTAGCTGAATTGCTCTTCGGTTTTCGGGGGAGTGAACCTGTCGACCAGAACTGGATCAGGCAGACGCTGAATCGGATGGCAGTTCTGTTGGCTGACGAGAACTTTGCAGAGATCGAGGTGAACCCGGCAATCGTCGGTGGCAGCGGCGGCGCGATCGTCGACGCATTGTGCGTGCCAGCGCTCGCAGCGACCCTTGAGCATTTATCAAATTCTGGGTAG
- a CDS encoding cytochrome P450 yields MSDQQTGKRNGRCTALEALGHDYDHYDPDFALDPHADYAALRAKCPVAHTDNYGGFYILTKFDDVSTVLHDAQTFSSWPADTPPTPGHTRALIPLEVDPPEHRRYRTIVDPLFRPNAIEHIADSVRTYAVELVDAMVDKREFDFMTEFAQPYPSAVFLRLVGLDFSVEQRDQLCSWAGAILHTTTTGAEHGDVDAQTAARLDAGKALNNFLRALLDERLSNPGEDIISYLTTAEMPGARKLDYREILNFAYVLVLAGLDTVTTAIGFSFLHLARRPDLQDKLAADPSLIPAAVEELLRYEPIVHASRTVTKPNVIRGVELQPGDRVVVPLASAHRDEDVYTDPDQILFNRQAPKSMVFGAGNHRCLGSHLARLELTIAFEEILKKIPRFSLPENAKLAAHGGQTRSLVSLPFRTWRD; encoded by the coding sequence GTGAGCGATCAGCAAACCGGCAAGCGCAATGGCCGCTGCACCGCGCTGGAGGCGCTGGGGCACGACTACGACCACTACGATCCCGATTTCGCGCTCGACCCGCACGCCGACTATGCGGCGCTGCGGGCTAAATGCCCTGTCGCACATACGGATAACTACGGCGGCTTTTACATCTTGACGAAGTTCGACGACGTGTCCACCGTCTTACACGACGCGCAGACATTCTCATCGTGGCCAGCCGACACCCCGCCAACCCCGGGTCATACCCGGGCGCTGATCCCGCTTGAGGTCGACCCGCCCGAACACCGCCGCTATCGCACTATCGTTGATCCGCTATTTCGACCCAACGCCATCGAGCACATCGCGGATTCGGTTCGCACCTACGCCGTCGAACTCGTTGACGCCATGGTCGACAAGCGGGAGTTCGACTTCATGACCGAATTCGCCCAGCCATATCCGAGCGCGGTGTTCCTGCGCCTGGTTGGTCTCGACTTCAGCGTCGAGCAGCGCGACCAGCTGTGCAGCTGGGCGGGCGCGATCCTGCACACCACAACCACCGGCGCCGAGCACGGAGATGTCGACGCGCAGACCGCGGCTCGGCTCGACGCAGGCAAGGCGCTCAACAACTTCTTGCGCGCCTTGCTCGATGAGCGTCTGAGCAATCCGGGCGAGGACATCATCTCCTACCTGACAACGGCCGAGATGCCCGGAGCGCGCAAGCTCGACTACCGCGAAATCCTGAACTTCGCTTACGTTTTGGTTCTCGCCGGTCTAGACACCGTAACCACCGCCATCGGGTTCAGCTTCCTGCACCTGGCGCGCCGGCCCGATCTGCAAGACAAGCTGGCCGCGGATCCATCGCTGATCCCTGCGGCCGTCGAGGAGCTGCTGCGTTACGAACCGATTGTGCATGCCAGCCGCACAGTGACCAAGCCCAATGTGATCAGGGGTGTCGAATTGCAACCCGGTGATCGCGTCGTGGTGCCGCTGGCCTCAGCGCATCGCGATGAAGACGTCTACACCGATCCCGACCAGATCCTGTTCAACCGACAGGCGCCGAAGTCGATGGTCTTCGGTGCCGGAAACCACCGTTGCCTCGGGTCCCATTTGGCGCGGCTCGAGCTGACCATCGCGTTCGAGGAAATCTTGAAGAAGATCCCGCGTTTCTCGTTGCCGGAGAACGCGAAGCTCGCCGCTCACGGTGGCCAAACCCGCAGCCTGGTGTCCCTTCCATTCCGGACCTGGCGTGACTGA
- a CDS encoding nuclear transport factor 2 family protein, whose protein sequence is MPEDKDKVAVVRRFIDALRSGDISACVALLDDSSVFSEAASLPFGGDYVGAEGFRRMLEAVNRDFRVTLDPPEIAGTGDWVAVVVHGTFTSRATRRSMPVDCVDIYRVRDGKIVRVDVHYKEPAALAELCREPVDPVLAPAAARQSDPTTSDDRGELT, encoded by the coding sequence GTGCCGGAGGACAAGGACAAGGTCGCGGTTGTTCGGAGATTTATCGACGCGCTGCGGTCCGGCGACATCAGCGCGTGCGTCGCGTTGCTCGATGACTCCAGCGTCTTCTCCGAGGCCGCCAGCCTGCCGTTCGGTGGTGACTACGTCGGTGCCGAGGGTTTTCGCCGAATGCTGGAGGCGGTGAACCGCGACTTCCGGGTCACGCTTGACCCGCCCGAGATCGCCGGGACCGGCGACTGGGTCGCAGTCGTGGTACACGGGACGTTCACCTCGCGCGCGACCCGGCGCAGCATGCCGGTCGATTGCGTCGACATCTACCGGGTGCGCGACGGGAAGATCGTGCGCGTCGACGTGCATTATAAAGAGCCGGCCGCATTGGCCGAACTGTGCCGCGAACCAGTCGACCCCGTCTTGGCCCCGGCGGCTGCCCGACAGTCCGACCCCACCACTTCCGACGATCGAGGTGAGCTCACGTGA